In the genome of Tropicibacter oceani, one region contains:
- a CDS encoding MarR family transcriptional regulator — MLFAVLTGDIVNSGALSAEELDRTLAALNDACVEASGWRDGTVSGFARRGGDAWQIALSSAEFSLRLALLCHAHVRRLDKARATRIAVATGPGTLPGTDPNFAHGPAFTASGRLLETLSDPVTMDHGAGGSASATFVLADHIARGWTPAQARAMAEVLPPHSGPRSEAARRLGISRQAVDQALWSAGYPALLSALTAWEAQP; from the coding sequence ATGCTGTTTGCCGTTCTCACTGGTGATATCGTCAACTCCGGCGCGCTCAGCGCCGAAGAACTGGATCGCACGCTTGCCGCGCTGAACGACGCTTGTGTCGAAGCGTCGGGGTGGCGCGACGGCACGGTTTCGGGCTTTGCCCGGCGCGGCGGCGATGCCTGGCAGATAGCGCTCAGCTCTGCGGAATTCAGCCTGCGGCTCGCGCTGCTCTGCCACGCCCATGTGCGGCGTCTGGACAAGGCCCGCGCCACCCGGATCGCCGTGGCCACCGGCCCCGGCACCCTGCCCGGCACTGACCCCAACTTTGCCCACGGCCCGGCCTTTACCGCCTCGGGGCGGTTGCTGGAAACGCTGTCCGATCCGGTCACCATGGACCACGGCGCAGGCGGCAGCGCCTCGGCGACCTTTGTCCTGGCCGATCACATCGCCCGCGGCTGGACCCCCGCCCAGGCCCGCGCCATGGCCGAAGTCCTGCCCCCCCACAGCGGCCCGCGCAGCGAGGCCGCAAGGCGGCTTGGCATTTCGCGGCAGGCGGTCGATCAGGCCCTGTGGTCCGCCGGATACCCCGCATTGCTCAGTGCCCTGACCGCATGGGAGGCCCAGCCATGA
- a CDS encoding SUF system Fe-S cluster assembly protein, whose protein sequence is MTEQSPQLEGAPLIAPSSTEHALYDSVVEACRTVYDPEIPVNIYDLGLVYTVEINDQNEVRIIMTLTAPGCPVAGEMPGWVADAVEPLPGVKHVDVELTWEPPWGMDMMSDEARLELGFM, encoded by the coding sequence ATGACCGAACAAAGTCCCCAGCTTGAAGGCGCGCCGCTGATCGCCCCGTCAAGCACCGAGCACGCGCTGTACGATTCCGTGGTCGAGGCCTGCCGTACGGTCTATGACCCTGAAATCCCTGTGAACATCTATGATCTGGGGCTGGTCTACACGGTCGAGATCAATGACCAGAACGAAGTGCGCATCATCATGACCCTGACCGCCCCCGGCTGTCCCGTCGCCGGCGAGATGCCTGGCTGGGTCGCCGATGCGGTCGAACCCCTGCCCGGGGTCAAACACGTCGATGTCGAGCTGACATGGGAGCCGCCCTGGGGCATGGACATGATGTCGGACGAGGCGCGTCTGGAACTGGGCTTCATGTAA
- a CDS encoding glycosyltransferase family 4 protein: MITQRALQSYSGTEMYTAEIARALKARGHEVAVFCPLPGKIGNLITPSGITVNERLEDVPFRPEVIHGHHHLPLMAALAHFSRTPAVHLWHGARPWVEQVPRHPRIARHIVTSERMAPRIQAEFGVPANLVRTVPNFVDTGRYSHVRDPSARPLRAVLFGQGGFFPAELSVLEKACADNGLTLDKVGYAYGNPRPRPEYFLPDYDIAFAIGRSALEALASGCAVIPIVPQLAGHRITAETLREWSACNFSPRYYTSADRFDSAWLARQLADWDPDDVAQVTAEVRRVYTLERGIDQLEALYDEAIALPGSGIDAVSGYASYLGWMAREADALWAQTITDRQGIETLRSENKRLKAELQARTKPPPIARPFGPPAPLPSPVGGRNAPRLTIGLEAARRARIEASGLFDAVWYRRCYPDAIGQGTDPLAHYLNDGWREGRSPSAFFDSNAYLTANPELMGQTVSPLEHYLSKLDALGAALRQEPGL; encoded by the coding sequence TTGATCACGCAGCGGGCGCTGCAAAGTTACAGCGGCACCGAAATGTACACGGCCGAGATTGCCCGCGCCTTGAAGGCGCGCGGGCATGAGGTCGCGGTATTCTGCCCCCTTCCCGGCAAGATCGGCAACCTGATCACACCCAGCGGCATCACCGTCAATGAACGGCTCGAGGATGTGCCCTTTCGACCCGAGGTGATCCACGGCCACCACCACCTGCCGCTGATGGCGGCGCTGGCGCATTTTTCACGCACGCCTGCGGTGCATCTGTGGCACGGCGCACGGCCCTGGGTCGAACAGGTGCCGCGTCATCCACGCATCGCCCGCCATATCGTCACATCCGAACGCATGGCGCCGCGCATCCAGGCCGAATTCGGCGTTCCCGCGAACCTGGTGCGCACGGTGCCCAATTTCGTCGATACCGGGCGCTATTCGCATGTGCGCGACCCCTCTGCCCGGCCCCTGCGCGCCGTCCTGTTCGGCCAGGGCGGGTTTTTCCCGGCCGAGCTGAGCGTTCTGGAAAAAGCCTGTGCCGACAATGGCCTGACCCTGGACAAGGTCGGGTATGCCTATGGCAACCCGCGGCCGCGGCCGGAATACTTTCTGCCCGATTACGACATTGCCTTTGCCATCGGGCGCTCGGCGCTCGAGGCACTGGCAAGCGGCTGCGCGGTGATTCCCATCGTGCCGCAACTGGCCGGGCATCGCATCACGGCCGAAACGCTGCGCGAATGGTCAGCCTGCAATTTCAGCCCGCGCTACTATACCAGCGCCGACCGTTTTGACAGCGCCTGGCTGGCGCGCCAACTGGCCGACTGGGACCCGGACGACGTGGCACAGGTCACCGCCGAGGTGCGGCGCGTCTATACGCTGGAGCGCGGCATCGACCAGCTGGAGGCCCTGTATGACGAAGCGATCGCCCTGCCAGGCTCCGGCATCGACGCGGTGTCGGGCTATGCCTCGTACCTGGGCTGGATGGCGCGCGAGGCCGATGCGCTTTGGGCGCAGACCATCACGGACCGCCAGGGAATAGAAACTTTGCGCAGTGAAAACAAACGGCTAAAGGCCGAACTTCAAGCGCGCACCAAACCGCCCCCCATCGCCAGGCCTTTTGGCCCGCCTGCGCCCCTGCCGTCCCCCGTTGGCGGGCGCAACGCGCCACGGCTGACCATCGGGCTAGAGGCCGCGCGCCGCGCCCGGATCGAGGCCTCGGGGCTGTTCGACGCGGTCTGGTATCGGCGCTGCTATCCCGACGCCATCGGCCAGGGCACTGACCCGCTGGCCCATTACCTCAACGATGGCTGGCGCGAAGGCCGCAGCCCTTCGGCGTTCTTCGATTCGAACGCCTATCTGACCGCCAACCCCGAACTGATGGGCCAGACGGTTTCGCCGCTCGAGCATTACCTGAGCAAACTCGACGCGCTTGGCGCCGCGCTTCGGCAAGAACCCGGGCTTTGA
- the rimK gene encoding 30S ribosomal protein S6--L-glutamate ligase — MTETENTDPNLLRFGWEEWVALPDLGLPALRAKVDTGARTSALHAFDIETFGPASAPKVRFTIHPVPGREDLVIPCSARIVDRRVVTSSNGESESRYVIASTLRVGEESWRVELTLTDRSSMASRMLLGREALKDHITIVATDRFQQPKLSYDVYNTARVRQAAPNRALRVAVLSREDNYSTRRLVEEGEARGHSVEVIDTTRCYMAINALNPEIHYDGKRLPRYDAVIPRIGASVTNYGTAVVRQFETIGTYCLNGSDGISSSRDKLFAHQLMARHKIGMPNTAFAASPKDTDSLMRLVGTAPMIVKLLESTQGKGVVLAETKKAAQSVIDAFRGLKANFLVQDFVKESAGEDIRCLVVGGKVVAAMKRTGAEGDFRSNLHRGGSATVVKISKQERDAAVRAAKAFRLNLAGVDLLRSESGPKVLEVNSSPGLEGIETATKKNIAGLLYDHVESMARPTPVRRRIASED; from the coding sequence ATGACCGAGACTGAGAATACCGACCCGAACCTGCTGCGCTTTGGCTGGGAGGAATGGGTTGCCTTGCCCGATCTCGGACTGCCGGCCCTGCGTGCCAAAGTCGATACCGGCGCGCGGACCTCGGCGCTGCATGCCTTTGACATCGAAACCTTTGGTCCGGCCAGCGCCCCCAAGGTGCGTTTTACCATCCATCCGGTGCCCGGGCGCGAAGACCTGGTGATTCCCTGCTCGGCCCGTATCGTCGACCGGCGTGTCGTCACCAGTTCGAACGGCGAATCCGAAAGCCGCTATGTCATCGCCTCGACCCTGCGGGTCGGCGAGGAAAGCTGGCGGGTCGAACTGACGCTGACCGACCGCTCTTCGATGGCCTCGCGGATGCTGCTGGGGCGCGAGGCGCTGAAGGATCATATCACCATCGTCGCCACCGACCGGTTCCAGCAACCCAAGCTGAGCTATGACGTCTATAACACCGCCCGCGTCCGCCAGGCCGCGCCCAACCGCGCCCTGCGCGTGGCGGTGCTGTCGCGCGAGGACAATTATTCCACCCGCCGCCTGGTCGAAGAGGGCGAGGCCCGCGGCCATTCCGTCGAGGTCATCGACACCACCCGCTGCTACATGGCGATCAACGCGCTGAACCCCGAAATTCACTATGACGGCAAACGCTTGCCGCGCTATGACGCGGTGATTCCCCGCATCGGAGCCTCGGTCACCAATTACGGCACGGCGGTGGTGCGCCAGTTCGAAACCATCGGCACCTATTGCCTGAACGGATCGGACGGAATTTCTTCGTCGCGCGACAAACTGTTCGCCCACCAGCTGATGGCCCGGCACAAGATCGGCATGCCGAACACCGCCTTTGCCGCCTCGCCCAAGGACACCGACAGCCTGATGCGGCTGGTGGGCACGGCGCCGATGATCGTCAAACTGCTGGAATCGACGCAAGGCAAGGGTGTCGTGCTGGCCGAAACCAAGAAGGCCGCGCAATCGGTGATTGACGCCTTTCGCGGGCTCAAGGCGAATTTCCTGGTGCAGGATTTCGTCAAGGAATCGGCCGGAGAGGACATCCGCTGCCTGGTCGTGGGCGGCAAGGTCGTCGCCGCGATGAAACGCACCGGGGCCGAAGGCGATTTCCGGTCGAACCTGCACCGCGGCGGATCGGCCACGGTCGTCAAGATTTCCAAGCAGGAACGCGATGCCGCCGTGCGCGCCGCCAAGGCCTTTCGCCTGAACCTGGCCGGGGTCGACCTGCTGCGCTCGGAATCGGGGCCCAAGGTGCTCGAGGTGAACTCGAGCCCCGGGCTGGAAGGCATTGAGACCGCGACGAAAAAGAACATCGCGGGTCTGCTTTACGATCACGTGGAATCAATGGCGCGCCCGACCCCCGTGCGCCGCCGCATCGCCTCCGAAGACTAG
- a CDS encoding polysaccharide deacetylase family protein, producing the protein MPDDIAQRDAATVMAVRTPSPVVSMTFDDGPHPKLTPVLLDMLKARGLRATFYLIGNRVVTWPDIVRRIADEGHEIGNHSWTHPNLAKYSNANVLDQIDRTSDAIFKITGRPPVTFRPPYGSFTRRQRIMLYEERNLPTILWSVDPQDWRRPGASVVASRILSGSRPGAIILSHDIQSGTVKAMPQTLDGLSQRGLRFATVSQMMGWPLWQSRSFRRATAKG; encoded by the coding sequence TTGCCCGATGATATTGCCCAAAGGGATGCCGCCACGGTGATGGCCGTGCGCACGCCTTCGCCCGTGGTCAGCATGACCTTTGACGACGGGCCGCATCCGAAACTGACGCCGGTCCTGCTGGACATGCTCAAGGCGCGCGGGCTGCGCGCGACCTTCTACCTGATCGGCAACCGCGTGGTGACCTGGCCCGACATCGTGCGGCGCATCGCCGACGAAGGCCACGAGATCGGCAACCACAGCTGGACCCATCCGAATCTGGCGAAATATTCCAACGCCAACGTGCTGGACCAGATCGACCGGACTTCGGATGCGATCTTCAAGATCACCGGCCGCCCGCCGGTGACCTTTCGCCCGCCTTACGGCTCGTTCACCCGGCGCCAGCGCATCATGCTGTACGAGGAACGCAACCTGCCGACGATTCTGTGGTCGGTCGATCCGCAGGATTGGCGCCGCCCCGGCGCCAGCGTGGTCGCCAGCCGAATCCTGTCCGGATCGCGCCCCGGCGCCATCATCCTCAGCCACGACATCCAAAGCGGAACGGTCAAGGCAATGCCCCAGACGCTGGACGGGCTCAGCCAACGCGGCCTGCGCTTTGCCACGGTCAGCCAGATGATGGGCTGGCCGCTTTGGCAATCGCGCAGCTTTCGGCGGGCCACCGCAAAAGGCTGA
- a CDS encoding YcbK family protein, translating to MADMTSSSFSRRALLGAFAATTVAAAPTFSHAAGFLRGAGDIRRLRMFSGRTGERIDMIYWIEGDYIADAVKEVNYFMRDWRSNDVKAIDTRTLDIMAAAHNLMDVNEPYMLISGYRSPATNAMLRSRSSGVAKNSRHLRGQAADLRLSSRSVHQMAKAAQACHGGGVGRYSKSDFVHMDCGPVRSWGG from the coding sequence ATGGCAGACATGACCTCAAGCAGCTTTTCGCGGCGCGCCCTTCTTGGTGCGTTTGCCGCAACCACGGTAGCCGCGGCACCGACCTTTTCCCATGCAGCCGGATTTCTGCGCGGTGCAGGCGACATTCGCCGCCTTCGCATGTTCTCCGGGCGCACCGGCGAACGCATCGACATGATCTACTGGATCGAGGGCGATTACATCGCGGACGCCGTGAAGGAAGTGAACTACTTCATGCGCGACTGGCGCTCCAATGACGTCAAGGCGATCGACACCCGGACGCTGGACATCATGGCGGCGGCGCACAACCTGATGGATGTGAACGAACCCTACATGCTGATTTCCGGCTATCGCAGCCCGGCAACCAACGCCATGTTGCGCTCGCGCTCGTCCGGCGTGGCCAAGAATTCGCGCCACCTGCGCGGTCAGGCCGCCGACCTGCGGCTGTCGTCCCGCTCGGTCCACCAGATGGCCAAGGCCGCCCAGGCCTGCCACGGTGGCGGCGTCGGTCGCTACTCCAAGTCGGATTTCGTCCACATGGATTGTGGTCCCGTCCGCAGCTGGGGTGGTTGA
- a CDS encoding L,D-transpeptidase family protein: protein MNGNLKRRAGASIRTLLAAGVLMGSAQLVSAQDGFSFQLTAYKQAVAERVGEDDDVASFYRARGFEPIWTSASDEDRQRRAALFDALSMAGDHGLPAKRYDADALLARMASATNGRDRGLLEVELTDLFLSFAHDLQSGILDPGKIDDGIKRKAPRRDPAELLARLTTEDPVAVMRGLAPTTAEYTRLMRAKLQLEHRIAHGGWGQVVPAGSLRPGDSGNAVVALRNRLTAMGYLKSSLSGTYDSAMQMAVQSFQEDHGIEPDGVAGPTTMAQINTGPEERLKSIIVAMERERWLNLPEGRGKRHVLVNLVDYHAQIIDDDKLTFETRSVIGHQDRDRRTPEFSDVMERMVINPSWYVPRSIIVNEYLPLLRSNPGAVGHLQVVDSRGQVVGRGRSFAGYSARTFPFSMRQPPGPRNALGSVKFLFPNKYNIYLHDTPSQHLFSQTVRTFSHGCIRLDDPHDFAYALLAPQENDPEGYFQSILRTGQETNVPLKTQIPVHLIYSTAFTQAKGQMNYRPDVYGRDTLIWQALANAGVALRTGRS from the coding sequence ATGAATGGGAATTTGAAAAGACGGGCCGGGGCGTCGATCCGGACATTGCTGGCCGCCGGAGTGCTGATGGGATCGGCGCAATTGGTTTCGGCCCAGGACGGTTTTTCCTTTCAGTTGACGGCCTACAAACAGGCGGTGGCCGAACGCGTCGGCGAAGACGACGACGTGGCATCGTTCTACCGGGCGCGCGGGTTCGAACCGATCTGGACCAGCGCATCGGACGAAGACCGCCAGCGCCGCGCCGCGCTGTTCGATGCCCTGTCGATGGCGGGCGATCACGGTCTGCCCGCGAAACGCTATGACGCAGACGCGCTGCTGGCGCGCATGGCCAGCGCGACAAACGGGCGTGACCGCGGCCTTCTCGAGGTCGAACTGACCGACCTGTTCCTGAGCTTTGCCCATGACCTGCAATCGGGCATCCTTGACCCGGGCAAGATTGATGATGGCATCAAACGCAAGGCGCCGCGCCGCGATCCCGCCGAGCTGCTGGCCCGCCTGACCACCGAGGACCCGGTCGCCGTGATGCGCGGCCTTGCGCCGACGACCGCCGAATACACCCGCCTGATGCGGGCCAAGCTGCAGCTGGAACACCGCATCGCCCATGGTGGCTGGGGCCAGGTCGTGCCGGCTGGCAGCCTGCGTCCGGGCGACAGCGGCAATGCGGTGGTGGCCCTGCGCAACCGCCTGACGGCGATGGGCTATCTCAAATCCTCGCTCAGCGGCACCTATGACAGCGCCATGCAGATGGCGGTGCAAAGTTTCCAGGAAGATCACGGCATCGAACCCGATGGCGTCGCCGGCCCGACCACCATGGCCCAGATCAACACCGGCCCCGAAGAGCGTCTGAAATCCATCATCGTCGCGATGGAGCGTGAACGCTGGCTGAACCTGCCCGAAGGGCGCGGCAAGCGTCACGTGCTGGTCAACCTGGTGGACTACCACGCCCAAATCATCGACGACGACAAGCTGACCTTTGAAACCCGCTCGGTCATCGGCCACCAGGACCGCGACCGCCGCACGCCGGAGTTTTCCGACGTGATGGAGCGGATGGTGATCAACCCGTCGTGGTATGTGCCGCGCTCGATCATCGTGAACGAATACCTGCCGCTGCTGCGCTCCAACCCCGGAGCGGTCGGGCACCTGCAGGTGGTCGACAGCCGTGGCCAGGTGGTTGGCCGTGGCCGCAGCTTTGCCGGCTATTCGGCGCGCACCTTCCCGTTCTCGATGCGCCAGCCGCCGGGGCCGCGCAACGCGCTGGGGTCGGTCAAGTTCCTGTTCCCGAACAAGTACAACATCTACCTGCACGACACCCCGTCGCAGCACCTGTTCTCGCAGACGGTGCGGACCTTCAGCCATGGCTGCATCCGCCTGGATGACCCGCATGATTTTGCCTATGCGCTGCTGGCCCCGCAGGAAAACGACCCCGAGGGGTATTTCCAAAGCATCCTGCGCACCGGTCAGGAAACCAATGTGCCGCTCAAGACGCAGATCCCGGTGCACCTGATCTACAGCACCGCCTTTACCCAGGCCAAAGGGCAGATGAACTATCGCCCCGACGTCTATGGCCGCGATACGCTGATCTGGCAGGCCCTGGCCAACGCGGGGGTGGCGCTGCGCACGGGACGCAGCTAA
- the lpxD gene encoding UDP-3-O-(3-hydroxymyristoyl)glucosamine N-acyltransferase, whose protein sequence is MPYTLSQIAASLGLLLEGDGTIEVVGLAEPASARADQLALAMKPEFAEALPQGAAQAAMLWQGADWRAMGLKAALMAPRPRFAMAGLSAMMDPGQGYGTGIHPTAVVDPSARIGADVSIGPMTVIAAGARIGAGSVIGPQCLIGWEAELGEGALLHSGVRIGARVRIGARFIAQPGAVVGADGFSFVTPEPSGVEKARATLGADGTDVTQSWARIHSLGGVEIGDDVELGANSCIDRGTVRATRIGDGCKFDNLVQIGHNVQIGKDCMICAQVGVAGSTRIGDGVVLGGQSGVSDNLVIGDRAILGGATVVLSNVPAGRVMLGYPAMKMDSHIESYKGLRRLPRLFRDVAELKKAVSNLMVKH, encoded by the coding sequence ATGCCTTATACCCTGTCCCAGATTGCCGCGTCCCTCGGGCTTTTGCTTGAAGGGGACGGCACGATCGAGGTTGTCGGCCTGGCCGAGCCCGCCAGCGCCCGCGCCGACCAGTTGGCGCTGGCCATGAAACCGGAATTCGCCGAGGCGCTGCCGCAGGGCGCGGCCCAGGCGGCCATGCTGTGGCAAGGGGCGGATTGGCGCGCGATGGGCCTCAAGGCGGCCCTGATGGCGCCGCGTCCGCGCTTTGCCATGGCCGGGCTGTCGGCGATGATGGACCCGGGGCAGGGCTATGGCACAGGCATTCATCCCACCGCCGTCGTCGATCCCTCGGCCCGGATTGGCGCGGATGTGTCGATTGGTCCGATGACGGTGATCGCCGCCGGGGCGCGCATCGGCGCCGGCAGCGTGATCGGCCCGCAATGCCTGATCGGCTGGGAGGCCGAGCTGGGCGAGGGCGCCTTGTTGCACAGCGGCGTGCGCATCGGCGCGCGGGTGCGCATCGGCGCGCGGTTCATCGCCCAGCCGGGCGCCGTGGTTGGCGCCGACGGCTTTTCCTTTGTCACGCCAGAGCCCTCGGGCGTCGAAAAGGCGCGCGCCACGCTGGGCGCCGATGGCACCGACGTCACCCAAAGCTGGGCGCGCATCCACAGCCTTGGCGGGGTCGAGATCGGCGACGATGTCGAGCTGGGCGCCAACAGCTGCATCGACCGCGGCACCGTGCGCGCCACGCGCATCGGCGATGGCTGCAAGTTCGACAACCTCGTTCAGATCGGCCACAACGTACAGATCGGCAAGGATTGCATGATCTGCGCCCAGGTCGGCGTCGCGGGCAGCACGCGCATCGGTGACGGCGTGGTTCTGGGCGGCCAGTCGGGGGTGTCGGACAACCTGGTGATTGGCGATCGCGCCATTCTGGGGGGCGCCACGGTGGTCCTGTCGAACGTGCCGGCGGGCCGCGTCATGCTGGGGTATCCGGCGATGAAAATGGACAGCCACATCGAATCCTACAAGGGTCTGCGCCGCCTGCCGCGCCTGTTCCGCGACGTCGCGGAGTTGAAGAAAGCGGTTTCCAACCTGATGGTGAAGCACTAA
- a CDS encoding acyl carrier protein, producing MTVTDKVIEIIAEQAMLEPSDVALESTPESLGIDSLGLVESIFAIEEAFDISIPFNANDPSESDFDISTVASIVAGIEKLIAEKTG from the coding sequence ATGACAGTCACAGACAAGGTGATCGAAATCATCGCCGAGCAAGCCATGCTCGAGCCGTCCGACGTGGCGCTTGAAAGCACTCCGGAAAGCCTGGGGATCGACAGCCTGGGCCTGGTCGAATCCATCTTTGCCATCGAAGAGGCCTTTGACATCTCGATCCCGTTCAACGCCAACGATCCGTCCGAAAGCGATTTCGACATTTCCACGGTGGCCAGCATCGTCGCGGGGATCGAAAAGCTGATCGCCGAGAAGACCGGGTGA
- a CDS encoding beta-ketoacyl-[acyl-carrier-protein] synthase family protein, with the protein MNRVVITGAGTINALGQTVPDTLQAMREGRCGISALEFRDVERLAIRIGGQVKGYEPEAVFNRQQLSLYDRFTQFTLLAAREAMAQSGLCFEGELAHRSGVVLGNSGGGLTTQDENYRAVYEEGKNRVHPFVVPKLMNNAAASHVSMEFNLKGPSFTVATACASSNHAMGQAFQMIRSGMCRAMITGGSESMLCFGGVKAWEGLRVMSKDACRPFSATRNGMVQGEGAGIFVFEDYEHARARGADILCEVLGFAMTSDAADIVMPSKQGAARAISGALADGRIDKDRVGYINAHGTGTTANDKTECAAVADVFGTHADSLMISSTKSMHGHLIGGTGAVELLACIMALRDGVIAPTIGYEEPDPECALDVVPNEARDAQVDVVLTNAFAFGGLNAVLALGRV; encoded by the coding sequence GTGAACCGCGTCGTCATCACCGGGGCCGGGACGATCAACGCCCTGGGCCAGACCGTGCCCGACACCTTGCAGGCGATGCGCGAAGGGCGCTGCGGCATCAGCGCGCTGGAATTTCGCGACGTTGAACGCCTGGCCATACGCATCGGCGGCCAGGTCAAGGGCTACGAACCCGAAGCGGTCTTCAACCGCCAGCAGCTGTCGCTTTATGACCGCTTTACCCAGTTCACCCTGCTTGCCGCCCGCGAGGCGATGGCGCAGTCGGGGCTTTGCTTCGAGGGCGAACTGGCGCATCGCTCGGGCGTGGTGCTGGGCAACTCGGGCGGCGGTCTGACCACCCAGGACGAAAATTATCGCGCCGTCTACGAAGAGGGCAAGAACCGCGTCCACCCCTTTGTCGTGCCCAAGCTGATGAACAACGCCGCCGCCAGCCATGTCAGCATGGAATTCAACCTCAAGGGTCCGTCCTTTACCGTGGCGACGGCCTGCGCGTCGTCCAATCACGCCATGGGCCAGGCCTTTCAGATGATCCGCAGCGGCATGTGCCGCGCCATGATCACCGGCGGGTCGGAATCCATGCTCTGCTTTGGCGGGGTCAAAGCCTGGGAAGGGCTGCGCGTCATGTCCAAGGACGCCTGCCGGCCGTTTTCGGCCACCCGCAACGGCATGGTGCAGGGCGAAGGCGCGGGGATCTTCGTCTTCGAAGATTACGAACACGCCAGGGCACGCGGCGCGGATATCCTGTGCGAAGTGCTTGGCTTTGCCATGACCTCGGACGCCGCCGACATTGTCATGCCCTCGAAACAGGGGGCCGCGCGCGCCATTTCCGGCGCGCTGGCGGATGGCAGGATCGACAAGGACCGGGTCGGATATATCAATGCCCATGGCACCGGCACGACCGCCAATGACAAGACGGAATGCGCCGCTGTGGCGGATGTCTTTGGCACCCACGCGGACAGCCTGATGATCTCTTCGACCAAATCCATGCACGGCCACCTGATCGGCGGCACCGGGGCGGTGGAACTGCTGGCCTGCATCATGGCGCTGCGCGACGGGGTGATCGCGCCCACCATCGGCTACGAGGAACCGGACCCGGAATGCGCCCTCGACGTGGTCCCGAACGAGGCCCGCGATGCGCAGGTCGACGTCGTGCTGACCAATGCCTTTGCCTTTGGTGGCCTCAACGCCGTGCTCGCGCTTGGCCGGGTCTGA
- the mnmA gene encoding tRNA 2-thiouridine(34) synthase MnmA: MPLDPAPLNSLGLPKPPSETRVVVAMSGGVDSSVVAAQLKDEGYDVIGVTLQLYDHGAALAKKGACCAGVDIHDARRVAEEMGFPHYVLDYENIFKDAVIEEFAESYLGGATPVPCIRCNERVKFKDLLETAKDLEADCMATGHYIQRKMGAHGPELHSAADANRDQSYFLFSTTPEQLDYLRFPLGHLPSKDATRALAAKYGLAVADKPDSQDICFVPDGDYAKVIEKLRPGSAEPGEIVHADGRVLGTHRGVIHYTIGQRRGLGIGGLSEPLYVVRLDVDSKQVVVGPKDMLATRTIPVREINWLGDEAFTSRAEWHLAVKVRSTRPPREAIVRPISDTEATVELLSPEEGVSPGQACVFYDPDSSRIHGGGWIWRGY; this comes from the coding sequence ATGCCTCTTGATCCGGCCCCCCTGAATTCGCTGGGCCTGCCCAAGCCCCCGTCCGAAACCCGCGTCGTTGTCGCCATGTCCGGCGGCGTCGACAGTTCGGTCGTGGCCGCGCAGCTGAAGGACGAAGGCTATGACGTCATCGGCGTGACGCTGCAATTGTATGACCACGGCGCGGCGCTGGCCAAAAAGGGCGCCTGCTGCGCCGGGGTCGACATCCACGATGCCCGCCGCGTCGCCGAGGAAATGGGCTTTCCCCACTATGTCCTTGATTACGAAAACATCTTCAAGGATGCGGTGATCGAGGAATTCGCCGAAAGCTATCTGGGCGGGGCCACCCCTGTGCCCTGCATCCGCTGCAACGAGCGGGTGAAATTCAAGGATCTGCTGGAAACCGCCAAGGATCTGGAGGCCGATTGCATGGCCACCGGTCACTATATCCAGCGCAAGATGGGCGCGCATGGGCCCGAGCTGCACAGCGCCGCCGATGCCAACCGCGATCAAAGCTATTTCCTGTTTTCGACCACGCCGGAACAGCTCGATTACCTGCGCTTCCCGCTGGGCCACCTGCCGTCCAAGGACGCCACGCGCGCTTTGGCGGCGAAATATGGCCTGGCAGTGGCGGACAAACCCGACAGCCAGGACATCTGTTTCGTGCCCGATGGCGATTATGCCAAGGTGATCGAGAAACTGCGCCCCGGTTCGGCCGAACCCGGCGAAATCGTGCATGCGGACGGGCGCGTTCTGGGCACCCACCGCGGCGTGATCCACTATACCATCGGGCAAAGGCGCGGCCTGGGCATCGGCGGGCTGTCAGAGCCGCTTTATGTCGTGCGGCTGGACGTGGACAGCAAGCAGGTGGTCGTCGGGCCAAAGGACATGCTGGCGACCCGCACCATCCCCGTGCGCGAGATCAACTGGCTGGGAGACGAGGCCTTTACCTCTCGGGCCGAATGGCACCTGGCGGTCAAGGTCCGCTCGACCCGTCCGCCGCGCGAGGCAATCGTGCGCCCGATTTCGGACACCGAGGCAACGGTCGAGCTGCTGAGCCCCGAAGAAGGGGTAAGCCCCGGACAGGCCTGCGTTTTCTACGACCCGGACAGCAGCCGCATCCATGGCGGCGGCTGGATCTGGCGCGGCTACTGA